One window of Candidatus Nitrospira kreftii genomic DNA carries:
- a CDS encoding putative oxidoreductase YrpG — protein sequence MEYRHLGRSGLKVSRFCLGTMNFGPHTTEPDSFAMMDCALEFGINFFDTADVYGWKLGEGWTEQIIGRWFAQGGGRRDKVVLATKVYGRMGDWPNQSRLSAVHIKRACEESLRRLRTDWIDVYQMHHIDRATPWEEIWQAMEQLVREGKVVYVGSSNFAGWQLAQAQETARNRHFLGLVSEQSLYNLTERSIELEVIPACENYGIGLIPWSPLGRGLLAGVLQSADNGRRADAELKQKVITARPTLEAYEALCARVGERPADVALAWLLHQKAVTSPIIGPRTREQLDGAMRALSLSLAQETLKQLDDLFPGPGGAAPEAYAW from the coding sequence ATGGAATATAGACATCTTGGTCGGTCAGGATTGAAGGTCAGTCGCTTTTGTCTCGGGACCATGAATTTTGGGCCGCACACGACGGAGCCTGATAGCTTCGCCATGATGGACTGTGCTTTGGAGTTCGGCATCAACTTTTTTGATACCGCCGATGTATATGGTTGGAAACTCGGTGAGGGCTGGACTGAGCAGATCATCGGTCGGTGGTTTGCGCAAGGCGGAGGTCGCCGAGACAAGGTGGTGTTAGCGACTAAGGTGTATGGCCGGATGGGCGATTGGCCGAATCAGTCTCGCCTGTCCGCTGTCCATATCAAGCGAGCCTGTGAGGAGAGCCTTCGTCGGTTACGGACAGACTGGATCGACGTCTATCAGATGCATCATATAGACAGAGCAACACCCTGGGAAGAAATCTGGCAAGCGATGGAACAGTTAGTCAGAGAGGGAAAAGTTGTCTACGTCGGCAGCAGTAATTTTGCTGGGTGGCAGCTGGCTCAAGCTCAAGAGACTGCGCGCAATCGGCATTTCTTGGGGTTGGTGTCGGAGCAGAGCCTGTACAATCTGACCGAGCGGAGTATTGAGCTGGAAGTCATTCCAGCCTGTGAGAACTATGGTATTGGTCTCATTCCCTGGAGTCCGCTGGGGCGTGGGCTCTTGGCCGGTGTCTTACAATCGGCGGACAATGGACGTCGAGCGGATGCAGAGTTGAAGCAAAAGGTGATCACGGCTCGTCCCACACTGGAAGCCTATGAAGCGCTGTGTGCACGGGTTGGTGAGCGACCCGCGGATGTCGCACTGGCCTGGCTGCTACACCAAAAGGCCGTTACTTCGCCGATTATCGGCCCACGTACGAGGGAACAGCTGGATGGAGCTATGCGAGCGCTGAGTCTTTCCTTAGCCCAGGAGACGCTGAAACAGCTGGACGATCTCTTTCCTGGCCCCGGTGGCGCTGCACCGGAAGCCTATGCGTGGTAA
- a CDS encoding hypothetical protein (conserved protein of unknown function), producing MNVWNRVINISLGVVLSVGVVYAAEPAEVEQFVKARIEIGEMMTNYFKSGSGYGDGQRPSQEQMRQMGADINGKLTALLAKHDLTLDDYRKRSPEVFADDAAVKQYLSKHPDLKQRYEALPLDRMGRGGSTGRGY from the coding sequence ATGAATGTGTGGAACAGGGTCATCAATATTTCATTGGGGGTTGTTCTTAGTGTCGGAGTTGTCTATGCCGCCGAACCGGCCGAAGTGGAACAGTTCGTCAAGGCTCGAATCGAGATCGGCGAAATGATGACGAATTATTTCAAGAGTGGGTCGGGGTATGGGGATGGTCAGCGTCCATCACAGGAGCAAATGCGACAAATGGGAGCGGATATCAATGGGAAGCTTACGGCGCTCTTGGCGAAACACGATCTGACCCTCGATGACTATCGCAAACGCAGTCCGGAAGTATTTGCGGATGATGCGGCGGTCAAGCAGTATCTCAGCAAGCATCCTGATCTCAAACAACGCTATGAAGCTCTGCCGCTCGATCGGATGGGACGTGGGGGTAGTACAGGGCGAGGATATTAG
- a CDS encoding hypothetical protein (conserved protein of unknown function) produces MDTLSTATITKSRYTLNYGLRLDKGTASELTHPRVPILLPDGSIGDMTLHVMNGTADEIKAQLLDSIDAFFDIYADVYGDVSRSTI; encoded by the coding sequence ATGGACACACTATCAACCGCCACAATTACGAAGTCTCGCTATACACTGAACTATGGCTTGCGGCTGGATAAAGGCACGGCGAGCGAGCTCACCCACCCGCGCGTGCCCATTCTCCTGCCCGATGGATCGATCGGCGACATGACACTGCACGTGATGAACGGCACCGCGGATGAAATCAAGGCACAGCTGCTCGACAGCATCGACGCGTTCTTCGATATCTACGCCGACGTGTACGGCGACGTGTCACGCTCAACCATTTGA
- a CDS encoding 2-oxoglutarate:ferredoxin oxidoreductase, beta subunit, translating to MSLDYVKFTPGFDTFMPKEYRDMVEHGPFGKKTTVSQMGSFKEILEEHPMCAGCAMTLFIRLAIVAFPNPEDTITVGTAGCGRLAISQAAIPFVYGNYGDQNGVASGLSRGLRIRFGDKPKDVVVMAGDGGTADIGFQQVLHSWFRKERFTTIMLDNEVYGNTGGQESGMTTRGAVLKMAPLGKKFEKMDMVAMAKIAGCAYIATVVPNNPRRVESCIKKAVLIAREVGPTYIQAYTSCNIEYAIPTDQVMADAKTVEDDRYKFAEYVSEDAKAYLAERYGYKEFAQKPVAAVTKA from the coding sequence ATGAGTCTTGATTATGTGAAGTTCACCCCGGGATTCGATACGTTCATGCCGAAAGAATATCGGGATATGGTAGAGCATGGGCCCTTCGGGAAGAAGACGACCGTGTCGCAGATGGGCAGCTTCAAAGAAATTCTCGAAGAGCATCCCATGTGCGCCGGCTGCGCGATGACCCTGTTCATCAGGCTTGCGATCGTCGCGTTCCCGAATCCCGAAGACACGATTACCGTCGGAACGGCTGGCTGTGGCCGGTTGGCGATTTCACAGGCGGCGATTCCGTTCGTCTACGGCAACTACGGGGACCAGAACGGCGTCGCCAGTGGACTGTCGCGCGGATTGCGGATTCGTTTCGGCGACAAGCCCAAGGATGTCGTGGTGATGGCCGGTGACGGCGGCACCGCCGACATCGGATTCCAGCAAGTCCTCCATTCCTGGTTCAGGAAGGAACGGTTTACGACGATCATGCTGGACAATGAAGTGTACGGGAATACGGGCGGACAAGAGAGCGGGATGACGACGAGAGGAGCGGTGTTGAAGATGGCGCCCCTCGGCAAGAAGTTCGAAAAAATGGACATGGTTGCCATGGCGAAAATCGCCGGCTGCGCCTACATCGCCACCGTCGTGCCGAATAATCCGCGCCGGGTGGAAAGCTGCATCAAGAAGGCTGTCCTGATCGCTCGCGAGGTCGGTCCGACTTATATCCAGGCCTATACGTCCTGCAACATCGAGTATGCGATCCCGACCGACCAGGTCATGGCAGACGCCAAAACCGTCGAAGACGACCGGTACAAGTTTGCCGAGTATGTCAGTGAGGACGCCAAGGCCTATTTAGCCGAGCGATATGGGTACAAAGAGTTCGCCCAGAAGCCGGTGGCGGCAGTCACAAAGGCGTAA
- a CDS encoding hypothetical protein (conserved protein of unknown function), translating into MMHTLDIHRPEMPDLQFVLFVTALCTSRLTTLNIPTSLRATIFNRCWALIHESPPPGRPEDRVLDLRPWTEITVEAMVEIIRVGLAEAGIHILAWEHASSEPTRTSSPEANPLIERLAQLYPQPPEETDSGHAIDTIPR; encoded by the coding sequence ATGATGCACACACTCGATATCCATCGTCCTGAGATGCCGGACCTTCAGTTCGTTCTGTTTGTGACGGCACTCTGCACGTCTCGTCTGACCACGCTCAATATTCCCACATCCCTCCGCGCGACGATTTTCAACCGGTGTTGGGCGCTCATTCATGAATCCCCTCCGCCCGGCAGACCGGAGGATCGGGTCCTGGACCTCCGTCCCTGGACCGAGATCACCGTTGAGGCGATGGTAGAGATCATACGCGTAGGGCTCGCAGAGGCAGGGATTCACATCTTAGCCTGGGAACATGCATCCAGCGAGCCGACACGCACCAGCAGTCCTGAAGCCAACCCTCTCATCGAACGACTCGCTCAACTCTACCCTCAGCCGCCCGAGGAAACAGACAGCGGCCATGCAATCGATACGATCCCACGCTGA